GTATTCCTTCGTCGTAAGGACCAATGTGTGATAAATGACGTGTTCAGCCGGCTTGCCAAACAACGCAGAACTGGGGTGCATATAGACGGGTGTACCCTCAACAAGTGTTTTGTATCCTTCTTGGGGGTCCTTGCGCGCTGCATTTCTGAAGAACCCGGTGCATAGTGCTTGACGTACTTTAGTTGTGTTCCTTCCACATGAGACGATGCGGTGATGGTACCGGTCCATGATACCAAGAAGCTGCTGGCGCACGTCTTGAGCACGGCGGATCTGACGCGCCTGTATGAAGTTCTCGAAACACCAAGCATTGTTGAACTTTGAATTCTTCCAGCCGTTGTACACATTTAGTAGGGTCAAGTGATCGCCTTGTGGGTCGTGAaacttggctttcttttgatctgcctgctgctgcttttCTTTAGGTCTATAAAAGACCGATTGGATAGAGAGCATGGCAACGATGGTAAGGACTTCCTCGGAACATCCCATGTCGACTGACGCAATGAGGACCTTGGCAAGTGCTGGTTCCATGGGGAAGTCTGCCATCTTCCTACCCAAACGAGTCAGAAGGCCTTCATCATCGAGTGCAGACAATGCATAAAGTTCCTCCAGCGCAGTAAGCATGGTGTTTGTCGGAGGAGGGTCCATGAAGTCAAAGTGGAGCAGATCATTGATACCCATAGCTTTAAGCATAAGAATAGTATGTGAAAGATTTTGACGCTGGATCTCGGGAATTGTGGTTGGCAACATTTCCGATTGGTAGGCTGCTTCGGTATACAGACGAAAACACTTTCCTGGACCTGTTCTTCCAGCACGACCGGCTCGTTGCTTGGCCTGCGCTTGCGAGATAGGAGTGACCACCAAGGAGTCCATACCAAGTTTCGGATCGTAAGCATTTTGCTTCACGAAGCCAGGATCAATGACATAGTAGATGTTGTCGATGGTAATGGATGTTTCGGCAATATTGGTTGCAATGATTACCTTCCTGCCTCCTGGTGGTGCAGGTTCAAAAATCCTACTCTGCATCTCACTGGGAAGAGCAGAGTAGACAGGAAGGATAACAAGCTCTGGTACAGAAGAACCCAACGCTTTCATTCGCTCGTACAAAATCTCACATGAGGTATCAATTTCTTCTTGTCCCGtcagaaaaacaagaatatcaCCAGAAGGCTCCGTTAAGTGAATCTGCATGACAGTGATTAAAGCCGCATCCAGGTAGTCAGACTCAGGCTCCTTTGAATACATAATCTCGACTGGGAATGTACGTCCAGGGATCGAGAAAATGGGGCAACCGTTGAAATACTCGGAGAACTTCTCTGCATCTAACGTAGCTGAAGTAACAATAAGTCGAAGATCAGGTCTCCGCTTTATTGTCTTTTTTAGCAATCCGAAAAGGACGTCTGTAGCAATTGTCCGCTCGTGGGCCTCATCAAGCATGATGACTGAGTACCTCTTCAAGTCTGGGTCTAGAAGGACTTCTCTTTGAAGCATTCCGTCAGTCATGTATTTGATTCGTGTCTCAGGGCTGGTGCAGTCTTCAAAACGAATCGTGTATCCAACCTCTGCACCGAGCTTGCAGCCAACTTCTTCAGCTACACGTTTTGCGACTGACATTGCGGCCACACGTCTTGGTTGGGTACATCCGATAATGCCATTATTTCCATAACCAGCCTCAGCTAAGTACTGTGTCAGTTGTGTGGTCTTTCCGGAACCAGTATCTCCAACAACAATCAACAACTGGTTGTCACGAACAGCATCAAGAAGTTGCTTCCGGAACTTGAAAACCGGCAGACTTTCGCGTTGTTGCTTAATAGACATCGATGTTCGCTTGCCAAGAGATTGATTCTTGCCCATTGTAACTCTTTTCCATTCAGGCACAGCGTCATCGGGTTTAGGTTGTTGGGCCGTTCGAAGATCAGCCGCAAATTTCCGGTCTTCTGGCGCGGCCATTGGATCTTGCCATTGTGCATTAAGATCAACTCCTGCAGCTTGTTCCGCAGCCTTATCCTGAGCCTCTTGTTGACGAAGGTCTCTTCGTTCTTTAGCCAAGTTCGTACCCGCCATAGCTGCTCTGTTCATAGACCCATCTGGCGCCTTGACAACTCTGATAGGAGATAATTCCAGGGACATCTTAGTTTGACCAGCCAAGAAGGGCGGCTCCTCATCTCGGActtcaatatcaatatcttcttcctcctcaaaGGTGCCCTCGCCTGTCAGTGTTGCATGGTATTCCTCGTCGAGATCGGGGTAGTCAGCCGCTGACGCAACACCGGATGCGATCAGCTGTCTAATTTCCCACCGCTCTGGTGAAGTTAAACGCTTTCGGTTTTTCATAGGCCTTCCATTAGAATCCTCGATGACAGGCACGTCCGAGCTCAAGTTTCCATATCGGTCATTAGCTGAAGTCCCGTCGAGGCGTTCCATATTGGCGCCAGATGCCAGTCGGCGTTGAGGAATAAGATCAAGCCCAGTCACTTGGTCGACTTCCTTCATCGAAAGTCCAATGCGAGACCCTTGTATACTGATGACCTTAACTTTGACCGGCTGACCTCTGGAGACCAAATCCGAAGGGTGATTTACTCGCGCTCCTTCTTGCATTGCAGAAACGTGTACCAGGCCATCCACTTTGCCTTTGACGCCTGAGAGATTCACGAAGGCTCCGAAGTCCTTCACACCAGTGACACGTCCATCGTAGACCTTGTACAGTATCGGGGCATCATCTAGCTCAACTGGGGGTGGTTTCCGAAAATGGTCGTCCTGGCTCCGGTCATGCCGCCGCTGGCGCCGCTCGCTGCGACCATCGCGATGTTCATCGCGGCTGGAATACTTGCTTCGCGTACGGCCGAATTCGTCAACGCCGTCATCTCTCTTACGATAACGGGGGCTATGTGACCTCGATCGGGAACGATATTTGTCCTTGCGCCGACGTCCACGATCGTAGTCATCGTAACCAGGGCTTCTGCTCCGTTTCCTGCTACTCCGGTCCTCGCCTGTCGTGtgacccttctcttctcgggCCTTTCCTGCTAGCCCTTCAAGCATCGCAAATGTATCATCCATTGCATCGGCCTTGGCATCGCCTTCGTCCGAATTTTTCCTATCCGTGTAGTCGTCCTCATCCCACTGCGGTGCCTTGTCCGGAACAGCTAGACCTTTGAATACGCGCGCCTTCTTTTCGAGTGCATCGAGTACGTCCATATCATCACCCCCTTCCGCTTTGTCGGCATCatccgtcttcttcgtcttaTATTTCGGGTGCATAGTGAGCACCAGACGGTCAATACTCTCCATCAAACTCTGAGGGAACTCCGCGCCCATCTCGTCTAGGGTCTCCTTGAATTTCGAAAATGAACCGCATTTCAGATGCTGGTCAATCACGAACTCCGCTAATGTCTTGTCATTGATACCCAAGTGGTTCTGGAGTTCGCTCGTAATTCGCGAAACGAGCGAAAAGAGCTCCAGAGACTGGAGGTCATCCATGACTGGCGCTTCGAAAGTGACCGCAAGTCAGCGAACAATTAAAACCAATCAAATGGGTTCTTGAATATGTTGATTATCCGCAGAAGAGTGTGCTACGCACCTCTCTGGTCAGTAGGTTGCGTTTCGCCAGTCTTTGAATGGTTGATGAATCGGGAAAGCTCACTGTCGCGGAAAATCGTTCTGGCGTATTGCGGACCACTCGCCACTGATAAGATAAGCCAACCTCAAATGTATTCAGCACGAATGAATCCATtcatatatttttttatttttacaaCGTAAAAAAATTGTTAGAGGTTCTGGATTGCCTGGGTCACTTATGGTCAAATGGAGAGTGAATACAAGTGAAACAACTTGGATGTTTGGGGAAGTTACTGTAGGAAGCGAAGTTGGTCAATATGGCAACATTTATATAGAAGGAACTATGTAAGTATGTTTGCTGCAATTGGAAAACATACAACATTACAAGGGAGTTTTTAAAAGGGTTACCTTATGTCGTGCAAATAGAATTAGAATCAAGCTGGGTCATATCAGGcagcaaaaagaaatgaatggtATGTATTTTACCATCAATTGGCGTGACCTAGATCTATTTACTGATATAATATACACTTAATTTACATTTGTATGTTACACTAACCCCTAATTCTTATCATCCAAATAAGGAAAGTCTCCGACTATAATTTGGCCCCCTAAGATGTTTGAATGCCAAACTTCAACCGAAAAAGGCAAAGTTTGGCTTGTATCGTTCTCGCTACCATCGCGATGGCTAGGATGAAGAgagtggagaagatgttgggatGCTTCGTTCCAATGAGATCCGCAGTAGAAATATTGGTAAGGCATGAAGTCTTACGCAGCCTGTGCCTCCGGGCTGACCCTTTCTAGAGAGTCGTTTTCGGCCGAGAGATCAATTGGAACTGTTTCCTcaccctcttcttcgaaAGCGTCAAGATCTGCTTCAGCAAGTAACCGTTTATGGTCCTGAATCTGTTTCTGCAGAGCGATCTGGCGGCGAAGCGAGGCGTCCTTTCTCAGCTTCTTATTGGCAGAGAACTCAGTCAGTGCCCTAACCATTCTCTCTTCAACTAGCTCCTTCACGTGTGCGGCAAGAGTTCTGTCTGTGAAGACTCCACCGAATCGGAAACTGAGCCACGAGTACAATATTACAGACTTGTGCAATATCTCCAAGTCATGCAAATATTCCTTGTTTCCAGACACGGGCTCTTCTAAAATCTCCAAATTCAAGTCTGGTATGTCCAGCAAGCGACCGCCTGTGTGCTCGGCGACACACTGCGCAAATGCACAGGCAACATCGCGCGAGGAGATGTCCCGGGTATGCATGGGCGCAGCCATGAAAGTCATTTGGTCTTCAAATCGCAAGCCGCTCACAGTGTCTATAACCTCGGCGTTATCCAACTGACCCCGAGGATCACAcatgaagaacaaaggaTGGACTTGGGAAACATCGATAAGACGTTTAATGATGTATTCCAACGGAACGCTCTGAGGGAAGTATGCGGCAAACCTCTGGAAAATAGGCTCCGGAGGGAACACGCCGGCCGCAGTGATTGGAGGGGGCTCGATTCCCATGGCCTGGTGAATGTAGGGAAGATCCACCTCTTCTAGGGATGTTACATAACCGACATTTGTCCCGTCATTCTCGGcagcttttcctttcttctgttGTTGTGCAGCCGACCGGTAACGACCAGCGCGTCCTGCGATCTGTTTGATTTCAGGTACGGAAAGCCTCACAAGACCACCTGGCACCCTCTTCACGAGAGTTTCGAAAATGATACGTTTGCAACTCCTGTAGAAAGGTTGATTAGAATATATGGTGTGCTAATATAGCGACAGCAGACTCACAAATTTAGACCCATACCAATGGCATCGCTAGCAACCAGATAGTCGTATTCGTTATTTGGGTCATTGAAAAGACTGGCTTGCTGAGTCCGAATTTCAGCTGGTAAGCTTCCATACACAATTGCCGCCCGTTTCCCAGTGACCTTTTCAATATCTGCTTTGAGCGCGTGAATTCCGACACGAGAAAAGGCGACCAAGCAATCTCCCTTTTGCAGGTTCTTTAGGTCGCCCCTCAGACTTCGGTCCATAACCTTCAGAGGGTTTAGTCGCTCATATCGATGAATTTCGAGCTTATCTCCTGTAAGAGCTGCTAACTCTCGTATCAGAGGTACAACCCTTGGCTCACCACAGAGATGAAGTTCCTTAGCACGTGCACCAAGTACAGCACGAGTCCAGGCCCATCCGCGTTTGGGGTCCCCAATCATTTGAATTTCATCAATGACCCCTACATCGTACGGTTGTCCTAGATTAACCATCTCAACTGTATTGCTCACAATAGTCGGTGCCTGGCCTTCAGGGATTTTGACGTCATCTCCAGTGACAAGACTGCACGTAGTTCCGTTGGCCTGAAACCGATGGTATACTTCCTGCGCAAGTAGTCTTAGTGGCCCAGCATAGAAGCCACTTTTACTAGCCTCGAGCTTTTTTAATGCCTGATACGTTTTCCCCGAGTTCGTTGGCCCAACGTGCAGGTGTATTGTCCGCTGTATAGATCGCGCTTGTGGATACCACTCTGCTGGAAAACGCATATCCGCCACTTTCTTCTGCTGTTCTATATTGGGCGTTGAGTATTTCGAAGTGACATCCTCGGCGTATAGAAGATACTCCAACTCATTCTTTAGGCCCCGAACGCCAGATTGAATGTACGTCTTTTGTAATGTGGTCTTCACTTGCCGTAGAGTGCCGAACCCCCCACTAGTTGCTCGGTCTTCCAACTTGCATGCGTTCATCACATATCGTTCAAACCTCTGCCATCCAGATAACGCCGACTCAGAGCTCTGTGATAGTTCTTTCTTGAGCTCTTTCAGCAGAGTCGCCACGATGATTGAGAAGTCCGGTGCGGTGACATTTTGCCTTAAATTCTTCGTAGCGGAACGGAGGGAAGGTCTAGCCGGAGACTActcaggaaaagaagctaTTATTATATGAGTAACCAAAGAAGGAGCCAAGAGGGGCAAATACATTGTCAGGCTTAGTCTGTGCGGCCTCTTGTGccttctttgacttttgcAGCCGTTTCGACCTCTGAAGTGCTGATGTGGTGGAAAATGTTCGTATCCCCGAGCGGAAAAGAGGCTGTATAGCGCATGACAGGCAATGACTGCCTCTATTCGCCCATGACTGCATTCCTTAAGCGAGAAGGCGGGTTTCAGATGGGGAGCGCGTTCGAAAGGCGCCGGGGATGATTCGCGGCCGAAATACTTAAGCTGTTGCAGATTTTGTAACGCGGAAAAGCTGCATATAATGGTGCATGGAGCTAGCAGGGGAACCTGCGACCAAGGCCGTGCAATGCATTTAACAACAGACGACAAGGTTGGTTGAAAAATTTAAAGTATCATTTTGCAGGAGTACCAATGACATCGGCAAATTGACCGTATTCAACCAAATGAAAGAATATCTTCCAGTTTTAGTATCTAGCCACTGCCGCCTTAGTCATAGTCGCACCCTTGATCATACCTTGTATTTCCATTGCTGTTAAAGCAGCAGGGAGCAATATCCTGATACGGGAAGGCCGAAAGCGTGCCGGCGCCACACCGCATGAATGCTGCCGATCCGCCGCAATCTATGATGGATTAAATGGTGGGGACAGTTGGGAGAGGGTCTCTAGTAACAGATACgtttcaaaaagaaagaactcACTTCCCTCCCCAACCCCTCCACCCCCTGATTggactctctttcttgtcgcCTGCCTCGTCTCATTGTTCTCCCTATACCAGTCGCTTTCAGGCTGCAGTCTTATTGTTTTCAAGTCTGCGACATCAAACCTAACCTACAGCTAGAGGGCTGCCGGCCAGCCAAGATGAACTCCTCCATACTTAATATTCAACGCGAAAGTGAGTCCTTCTGTAGTTATATATTCAGTAAAATAAATTGTTCCTTGTACTAACTGAACTGTACCACATAGTCATTCTCAATACAATCCGGTATACGGCAGGGAATGAGGTGTGCTAAGACCCCTCCTCCTTATGGACGCGGAACTAATGGTGGTGACGTGCAGTGGAAAGTCCTGGTTGTGGACGAGACCAGTCGGAAATTAATCGATAATGCTGTGAGCGAGGATGATATTCTCAACCTCAATGTTACCAGTAAGCCCGGTATTTCGATTGATAATGAATCGCATCGGCTAATGACCATTCTTGCAAGATGTCGAGCAGATCGAGGAAAAGCGGAAAACCAACCCTATGGATGCGCTGTATATCCTATCGCCCCAATCACATATTGTCGATTGCCTGATGGCCGACTTTGAGCGAAAGCGATACAAGAAGGCCTGGTTGGTTTGGACGTCATGTCGGTCACATCTCCTTTTCGGCACCTTCGAGTTGAGTTCTAACCTCGTCTACAGACCTCGACCCTCAACAGCGCACTAGACTAGAACGATCTCAAATGGCCCAAGAACAAATTGCCGGCTTCCGTGTTATGAGTGTCGACTACTTTCCGAGGGAATCGCGTCTTGTCACGTTCCGAGATCCGTGGAGTTTCCCCGTGTTGTTTCACCCCGGCTGCAACCACTTGATTCGCGGGCACCTGGAGGGGCTGGCACAGAAGGTATGATACATTTGGTTTTTGATGTGGGATCATAGTTGTCGATCACTGACCGGGGACCTAGATTGTATCTCTTTGTGTGAGTTTAGGAGAGTATCCCGTGATTCGATACTATAAGCCTAGAGCGCCAACGCACGAAGCCAGTGTTATGTGCTCGCACCTTGCCCGATTTATTCAGAATGAACTAGATCAGTTTGCCCACTTTCAAAAGGACTTCCCGCCCCCTTCCCAGAGACCTCGAGGCGTTCTTATGGTGGTGGATCGCTCTATGGACGTTGTTGCTCCACTTATCCACGAATTTACGTACCAATCTATGGTGCATGACTTGCTACCGATAAAGGATGGCGACAAAGTCACTTACAAAACGATTATAAACGAAGGTAGCCACAATGAAGAACTTAAGGAGATGGAAATTTCCGAAAACGATAACGTCTGGGTTGACTACAGACATCTTCATATGAAAGATGTGCTTGGAAAATTGGGTGAAGACTTTGCCAAATTCAGAGCAGCCAACCCTCAATTTGCTGAAGAGTGAGTCCTCGCTGCCCTAAGATCTCTTAGTCGTGGatctcctttctttgctaACTTTCCTATAGAAACGACAAAGCCAACGTGAACACAATCAAAGACATGCTAGCTGGTCTCACAGAGTTCCAACAGGGTAGGGACGCATATACGCTCCATCTTAACATGGCACAAGAATGCATGAAACACTTCCAGGAGCACAAGCTATTAGAAGTAAGCTCGGTTGAACAGTGCTTGTCCACTGGGCTGGATGAGAACTACAAAAAGGCAAAGAATTTGGCTTCACAGCTTGTTCAGCTacttgatgatgatgcagtGGACCATCAAGACAGACTTCGGCTTTTAATCCTCTACATCATGTACAGAGGGGGCATCCTGGGTGGAGATATCAGGAAGCTTATGGCGCACGCTCAACTCCCACCGCAGGATGGAGACGTTATTTCCAACCTCGATTTACTTGGTTCTAGAGTAGAGAAACAACTCAAAGATGAGAAACCACCTGTCCAGCCGCTGTTCCACAGAAAACCTCCATCGCCCGCAGAATCCGACGAAACTAGTTTGTCGAGATATGAATTGAACTTGAAGTTGATGCTCGAGGAGTTGGTTCGAGGAACTTTGGACCCGACGGCTTTCCCCCCCACCCGGCCCAACACTGAGGCAGAGGGCATGGGAGGGCCTCAGGATACCCTCTCACAAGCCTCTCTGCGGAGCGCCAAACCGACTTGGGCTCGGACCCGTTCAGCCACAGAGCAACCCCGACAACgcatcatcgtcttcatggCTGGCGGTGCAACGTATGGCGAAGCTCGTTCCTGCTACGAGGTCTCCCAAGCATTCAACAAGGATGTTTTCCTTGCGACGTCGCATATGCTAAGTCCTGGTTTGTTCTTAAAACAGCTCGGGGACCTCAGTGCCGACAGAAGGCGCCTAGACATCCCAGCCGAACGGCCAAAGCCAACGGCCCCAGCCCATTTGTTTGAAAAAGATCCCCCACCGCAGCCTCAGCCAGTGCCCAAGAAGGCTCCAGCCCCGAAGCTCAACCCTCCGGCGCCTCCTTCGGCAGCTATGGGCGCCATGTCCCTAGGATCCAATGGTGCAGCACCTGCACCAAGCAGCGCAAAGCCACataaggagaagaaagaaaagaagcaccATCACTTCTTTAGGCGGTCATAGTGCCTCCACTTTCTCTCAGAACCTCTTCAAGGATAATAACATTCTCCTTGACTACCGACGGCTATAGCCGTTTGAAGTCTATACCTATGTCTTTCTACTACAGCGTCTGTGATACCAATCTCTCGGGTTTTATTTTGAGCACCGAAGGCGCCACGGCGCTAAATGGATATCTTCTTGTATCCTATtctatcttctctttgataTAATCTTCTGTCCATGTACGTAGTTAATGCATGTACCATTTGAAACACACTCTCCAATGTCGAAAATCCAGCACACCcaagtaaagaaaagaaatttatcTAAAAGGGGTATCTTACAATCATGCCAAACGCCGAACCCATCCTAACCGCTACTGCCCTAGATACTTTAAAACGTCATCACTTTGGAAAAACTGTTCCCGCAACTTCTCCCCCCTCTTTCTAGCATCTAAGTAGCTCTTCCTTACCTCCTTTGCATTCAACTTCTGCACCTTAGCCGGCCTTTCAACCACTCGAATCTTACCCTTACCACCCTCCTTCgcctcatcatcaccctgAGCCCCCAGACCAACGGTATCAACCTTCAACCGCCCCTTTAACGGCTCCCGTATCCCCTCTCGCCCAGACACTCCCAATCCCAATCGACTATCTGGATCCCACCCATAAGCAGCCAAGTATCTCAGCCCATGCCTCGTCCGATCCAAATGCGACGGCGGATGTGAATGCGACAAACACACCTGATGCGCTAGCGACGCCTCGTGCGGTCGGTCACCGGTCATCATAGCCCCATGTCCCAA
This window of the Aspergillus flavus chromosome 8, complete sequence genome carries:
- a CDS encoding vesicle trafficking protein (Sec1 family superfamily); protein product: MNSSILNIQREIILNTIRYTAGNEWKVLVVDETSRKLIDNAVSEDDILNLNVTNVEQIEEKRKTNPMDALYILSPQSHIVDCLMADFERKRYKKAWLVWTSYLDPQQRTRLERSQMAQEQIAGFRVMSVDYFPRESRLVTFRDPWSFPVLFHPGCNHLIRGHLEGLAQKIVSLCVSLGEYPVIRYYKPRAPTHEASVMCSHLARFIQNELDQFAHFQKDFPPPSQRPRGVLMVVDRSMDVVAPLIHEFTYQSMVHDLLPIKDGDKVTYKTIINEGSHNEELKEMEISENDNVWVDYRHLHMKDVLGKLGEDFAKFRAANPQFAEENDKANVNTIKDMLAGLTEFQQGRDAYTLHLNMAQECMKHFQEHKLLEVSSVEQCLSTGLDENYKKAKNLASQLVQLLDDDAVDHQDRLRLLILYIMYRGGILGGDIRKLMAHAQLPPQDGDVISNLDLLGSRVEKQLKDEKPPVQPLFHRKPPSPAESDETSLSRYELNLKLMLEELVRGTLDPTAFPPTRPNTEAEGMGGPQDTLSQASLRSAKPTWARTRSATEQPRQRIIVFMAGGATYGEARSCYEVSQAFNKDVFLATSHMLSPGLFLKQLGDLSADRRRLDIPAERPKPTAPAHLFEKDPPPQPQPVPKKAPAPKLNPPAPPSAAMGAMSLGSNGAAPAPSSAKPHKEKKEKKHHHFFRRS
- a CDS encoding putative RNA helicase-like splicing factor — encoded protein: MDDLQSLELFSLVSRITSELQNHLGINDKTLAEFVIDQHLKCGSFSKFKETLDEMGAEFPQSLMESIDRLVLTMHPKYKTKKTDDADKAEGGDDMDVLDALEKKARVFKGLAVPDKAPQWDEDDYTDRKNSDEGDAKADAMDDTFAMLEGLAGKAREEKGHTTGEDRSSRKRSRSPGYDDYDRGRRRKDKYRSRSRSHSPRYRKRDDGVDEFGRTRSKYSSRDEHRDGRSERRQRRHDRSQDDHFRKPPPVELDDAPILYKVYDGRVTGVKDFGAFVNLSGVKGKVDGLVHVSAMQEGARVNHPSDLVSRGQPVKVKVISIQGSRIGLSMKEVDQVTGLDLIPQRRLASGANMERLDGTSANDRYGNLSSDVPVIEDSNGRPMKNRKRLTSPERWEIRQLIASGVASAADYPDLDEEYHATLTGEGTFEEEEDIDIEVRDEEPPFLAGQTKMSLELSPIRVVKAPDGSMNRAAMAGTNLAKERRDLRQQEAQDKAAEQAAGVDLNAQWQDPMAAPEDRKFAADLRTAQQPKPDDAVPEWKRVTMGKNQSLGKRTSMSIKQQRESLPVFKFRKQLLDAVRDNQLLIVVGDTGSGKTTQLTQYLAEAGYGNNGIIGCTQPRRVAAMSVAKRVAEEVGCKLGAEVGYTIRFEDCTSPETRIKYMTDGMLQREVLLDPDLKRYSVIMLDEAHERTIATDVLFGLLKKTIKRRPDLRLIVTSATLDAEKFSEYFNGCPIFSIPGRTFPVEIMYSKEPESDYLDAALITVMQIHLTEPSGDILVFLTGQEEIDTSCEILYERMKALGSSVPELVILPVYSALPSEMQSRIFEPAPPGGRKVIIATNIAETSITIDNIYYVIDPGFVKQNAYDPKLGMDSLVVTPISQAQAKQRAGRAGRTGPGKCFRLYTEAAYQSEMLPTTIPEIQRQNLSHTILMLKAMGINDLLHFDFMDPPPTNTMLTALEELYALSALDDEGLLTRLGRKMADFPMEPALAKVLIASVDMGCSEEVLTIVAMLSIQSVFYRPKEKQQQADQKKAKFHDPQGDHLTLLNVYNGWKNSKFNNAWCFENFIQARQIRRAQDVRQQLLGIMDRYHHRIVSCGRNTTKVRQALCTGFFRNAARKDPQEGYKTLVEGTPVYMHPSSALFGKPAEHVIYHTLVLTTKEYMHCTTAIEPKWLVEAAPTFFKVAPTDRLSKRKKAERIQPLHNRFAGEDDWRLSAQRRQGRGGGGGTWG
- a CDS encoding ATP-dependent RNA helicase SUV3 codes for the protein MQSWANRGSHCLSCAIQPLFRSGIRTFSTTSALQRSKRLQKSKKAQEAAQTKPDNSPARPSLRSATKNLRQNVTAPDFSIIVATLLKELKKELSQSSESALSGWQRFERYVMNACKLEDRATSGGFGTLRQVKTTLQKTYIQSGVRGLKNELEYLLYAEDVTSKYSTPNIEQQKKVADMRFPAEWYPQARSIQRTIHLHVGPTNSGKTYQALKKLEASKSGFYAGPLRLLAQEVYHRFQANGTTCSLVTGDDVKIPEGQAPTIVSNTVEMVNLGQPYDVGVIDEIQMIGDPKRGWAWTRAVLGARAKELHLCGEPRVVPLIRELAALTGDKLEIHRYERLNPLKVMDRSLRGDLKNLQKGDCLVAFSRVGIHALKADIEKVTGKRAAIVYGSLPAEIRTQQASLFNDPNNEYDYLVASDAIGMGLNLSCKRIIFETLVKRVPGGLVRLSVPEIKQIAGRAGRYRSAAQQQKKGKAAENDGTNVGYVTSLEEVDLPYIHQAMGIEPPPITAAGVFPPEPIFQRFAAYFPQSVPLEYIIKRLIDVSQVHPLFFMCDPRGQLDNAEVIDTVSGLRFEDQMTFMAAPMHTRDISSRDVACAFAQCVAEHTGGRLLDIPDLNLEILEEPVSGNKEYLHDLEILHKSVILYSWLSFRFGGVFTDRTLAAHVKELVEERMVRALTEFSANKKLRKDASLRRQIALQKQIQDHKRLLAEADLDAFEEEGEETVPIDLSAENDSLERVSPEAQAA